Proteins co-encoded in one Dyella humicola genomic window:
- a CDS encoding glycosyltransferase family 2 protein, whose protein sequence is MKPDSNDSRHPLLAGILLALIVAAMNIGLWWWSNLPHGPEDWKGPIGGFALSAFQRYQNPLKNDFPSEDEIAGDLKLISQYSPRIRTYSMLLTPQVYRLAEQEGLQVMAGAWIDRRLDNNEKEIEALIAQSRRYPNSINRVIVGNEVLFRNDVSPEQLMAYADRVRAAVHQPVTIAEPWHIWAKYPELAQHVDFITVHLFPYWNGIAATATGRGLDRNDPLGRYPAIKDALGSYETLQKMFPGKLIVIGEIGWPSNGDRFKYADPSVSNQAIFLRTWFNEAKKRNIDYYVMEAFDQPWKEKLSGRTEAYWGMFNADRQLKFPFTGPVTEDTGWPWKALAASLLALLPMIWFARHYSRFKLMGRFFFCALIQLACGLVVWSATLPFNFYLSWIDWTMLVLLFPAQIAILSILLINGFEFTEVLWRRDWIRHAGLLRPDPVEKQPFVSIHLACYNEPPEMVIITLDSLAALEYENYEVLVIDNNTKDPAIWKPVQDYCEKLGSKFRFFHLEPWPGFKAGALNFGLKETDPRADVVAVIDADYEVRKDWLAALTGHFHNPKVAVVQCPQAHREFEHNRFRRMTAWEYDGFFRIGMHHRNERNAIIQHGTMTMVRRSALEGTGGWSEWTICEDAELGLRLMHAGYELVYVDELMGKGLTPADFKAYKSQRYRWAFGAMQILKGRWDWMTKKGPLSGGQRFHFLTGWFSWFADALHLIFTMMAIFWTAGMVAFPSIFSLPMQLFLIPVIGFFFAKAIFGIVLYRARVPCSWYDTLMASLASMGLSHAIARGILHGLTREKTSFVVTAKSRRLGGSNFAAFAPVREELLMAVALFLCIAGMGLRFGTHYVEGVLWMFIMAAQSIPYVSAVVGAWIAHKAGDKAG, encoded by the coding sequence GGCATCCTGCTCGCCCTGATCGTTGCGGCCATGAACATCGGCCTGTGGTGGTGGAGCAACCTGCCGCATGGTCCCGAGGACTGGAAAGGTCCGATCGGCGGCTTTGCGCTGTCCGCCTTCCAGCGCTATCAGAACCCGCTGAAGAACGATTTCCCCAGCGAAGACGAGATTGCCGGCGATCTCAAGCTGATCAGCCAGTACTCCCCGCGCATCCGCACCTACTCGATGCTGCTGACCCCGCAGGTGTATCGCCTGGCCGAGCAGGAAGGGCTGCAGGTGATGGCCGGCGCCTGGATCGACCGCCGTCTGGACAACAACGAGAAGGAAATCGAGGCGCTGATTGCCCAGTCGCGTCGCTACCCCAACTCGATCAACCGGGTCATCGTCGGCAACGAAGTGTTGTTCCGCAACGATGTGTCACCCGAACAGCTGATGGCCTATGCCGACCGCGTGCGCGCGGCGGTGCACCAGCCGGTCACGATTGCCGAGCCCTGGCACATCTGGGCCAAGTACCCGGAACTGGCCCAGCACGTCGACTTCATCACCGTGCACCTGTTCCCGTACTGGAACGGTATTGCGGCGACGGCTACCGGCAGGGGGCTTGACCGCAATGATCCCCTTGGCCGCTACCCCGCGATCAAGGATGCGCTGGGCAGCTATGAAACGTTACAGAAGATGTTTCCCGGCAAGCTTATCGTGATCGGCGAAATCGGCTGGCCGTCGAACGGCGATCGCTTCAAGTACGCCGACCCGTCGGTGTCGAACCAGGCGATCTTCCTGCGCACCTGGTTCAACGAGGCGAAGAAACGCAACATCGATTACTACGTGATGGAAGCGTTCGACCAGCCCTGGAAGGAGAAGCTCTCAGGCCGCACCGAGGCCTATTGGGGCATGTTCAATGCCGACCGGCAGCTGAAGTTTCCGTTCACCGGCCCGGTGACCGAGGACACCGGCTGGCCGTGGAAGGCGCTGGCGGCGAGCCTGCTCGCCCTGCTGCCGATGATCTGGTTCGCGCGCCATTACAGCCGCTTCAAGCTGATGGGGCGGTTCTTCTTCTGTGCGCTGATCCAGCTGGCCTGCGGCCTGGTCGTGTGGTCGGCCACGCTGCCGTTCAACTTCTACCTGAGCTGGATCGACTGGACCATGCTGGTGCTGCTGTTCCCGGCCCAGATCGCGATCCTCAGCATCCTGCTGATCAACGGCTTCGAGTTCACCGAAGTGCTGTGGCGCCGCGACTGGATTCGCCACGCCGGCCTGCTCAGGCCCGACCCGGTGGAGAAGCAGCCGTTCGTGTCGATCCACCTGGCCTGCTACAACGAGCCGCCGGAGATGGTCATCATCACGCTCGACTCGCTGGCCGCGCTGGAATACGAGAACTACGAAGTCCTGGTGATCGACAACAACACCAAGGACCCGGCGATCTGGAAGCCGGTACAGGACTACTGCGAGAAGTTGGGCAGCAAGTTCCGCTTCTTCCACCTGGAGCCGTGGCCGGGCTTCAAGGCCGGTGCGCTGAACTTCGGCTTGAAGGAAACCGACCCGCGCGCCGACGTGGTGGCAGTGATCGACGCCGACTATGAAGTACGCAAGGACTGGCTGGCCGCGCTGACCGGCCACTTCCACAACCCGAAGGTGGCCGTGGTGCAGTGCCCGCAGGCGCACCGCGAGTTCGAGCACAACCGTTTCCGCCGCATGACCGCGTGGGAATACGACGGCTTCTTCCGCATCGGCATGCACCACCGCAACGAGCGCAATGCCATCATCCAGCACGGCACCATGACCATGGTGCGTCGTTCGGCGCTGGAAGGCACCGGCGGCTGGTCGGAATGGACCATCTGCGAGGACGCCGAGCTGGGCCTGCGCCTGATGCATGCCGGCTATGAGCTGGTCTACGTCGACGAGCTGATGGGCAAGGGCCTGACCCCGGCCGACTTCAAGGCATACAAGAGCCAGCGCTATCGCTGGGCCTTCGGCGCCATGCAGATTCTCAAGGGCCGTTGGGACTGGATGACCAAGAAGGGTCCGCTCTCCGGCGGCCAGCGCTTCCACTTCCTGACCGGCTGGTTCAGCTGGTTTGCCGATGCGCTGCACCTGATCTTCACCATGATGGCGATCTTCTGGACCGCCGGCATGGTGGCCTTCCCCAGCATCTTCAGCCTGCCGATGCAGCTGTTCCTGATCCCCGTGATCGGGTTCTTCTTTGCCAAGGCGATCTTCGGCATCGTGCTGTACCGCGCGCGTGTTCCCTGCAGCTGGTACGACACCTTGATGGCTTCGCTGGCCAGCATGGGCCTGTCCCACGCCATTGCCCGCGGCATCCTGCACGGCCTGACGCGCGAGAAGACCTCGTTCGTGGTCACGGCCAAGAGCCGGCGCCTGGGCGGCAGCAATTTCGCCGCCTTCGCCCCGGTGCGCGAAGAACTGCTGATGGCGGTCGCGCTGTTCCTGTGCATCGCCGGCATGGGCCTGCGCTTCGGCACGCATTACGTCGAGGGCGTGCTGTGGATGTTCATCATGGCTGCACAGTCCATCCCTTATGTCTCGGCCGTGGTGGGTGCGTGGATTGCGCACAAGGCCGGCGACAAGGCCGGCTGA